The genomic window GTCACCAAATTGAGATAATTATGATTTGACCATATGGCATGTCAAACATTACAACGTTCATAAACTTGTATTCAAAAAAAATCGATTCATACTAAACAAAAATTATAACTATTAAAAGATTGTCTTATGGGAATTCAAAAATGAGTTACTGGCGAGTTCGAAAACTGGCTCTTGCATAATAggagcccgagtttcctctggccctgacaccatgtctgcaATCTCTaccagagttatcgttcctgactcgacgccatattgctaactaccGAGGTATGTAGGTCGGGGAaggcctaattaccctaatcattgcgcgatggagcgaaaaggaaaaaatacatttatttctacATATCTTACTTTtagatttataaataatgaatttttgaattaaatataacaggttttgggaaataattagcttagttttcttgatttaaactatgtaagaagaaaaacacaatgaatgatatgtggtcttttcggttCATTGCCTTCCGGTTCGAGTGGTTAGTTGTACggtcacttacaaaatggcgggtgAAATTTTGACTGAGCTATATAgctagcgtaaagcgagggtccATACTATCGGAATAAAACACCTCGATGAGaataaatgggtgttctggggtaaataaatatctcatttatccatatttataaggtaggtgttatgtcacacccgattttattgtatttaagCTATGATCACAAAGATCGGCCGGTATCCGGGGATAGGGGATAATCGGGAGTACACCGCCGGTTTTTGCCATTTTTCCGACATCGGACAACACCGGTCAAAAGATGATATGTCACACATCGCCGTCTGGTAATCGTACGGCGTCTGTTTCCAAAGagaattttttttggggggggggggggggttgaggCATTGAATACCAACCGAACATCTAATACTAATCGGGCGATTATCCTATGATGTCCCGGCGATAACCGGCCTATTCACCGGACATCGTACGAATATCGCCCGAGTATCATACGGACAACGAACGATGCTTGTACCAGGCCCGGCCGAATGTAGGGCGATTGTCGGGCGGTGTGATTACCGCTCGATTCCCGGCCGGATGTCGGACGATGCAAAATTCTTAGcaacaccaaacggtgtcggataattccacgttttcatatagtagtgcgccctggccctacaccagatatggtgtcggggccagaggaaactcgggctagcaTAATagttgtttttggttttgattggtcaatgaaaATACACACTGGCTGGTTTATATTACTGTATTGCGGGATACGAATGCGGATGATTAGGCTCAGTGTAAGTCATACGTACTATTTAGGTACACTAATGTATTAACGGataaggtacatgtaattaaacatttttttaaatagcGGGAGACCCAGCATATTGATAATGGAACGCACGTGTCTTACACGAGAGGAAGGGGCGTTTGGCCCCATTATTATGGCTACAGTAGAATACATTAACAATAAAGCGTCTGCACTGACGGTTTGTATATAATCTTTCAAGTAGTTTGTGCAAGCATTTGTTACAACGGTATTTATAAATACACTTATAAAATGCCCATACAGAcaagaaaaatttcaaaaacaccAGAACAAATTCCAAGGCCCCTGTGCGCGTTGTCCAACTGCTTGTTTGGACACATTTATTGTCGTTGACAGATGGATTTTTATTTCTTGTAAATATGTGAATTTGAGGTATCATTTTATCATCTTGAACCGAAACACAGATTGTGTCATCGCAAATATTTCGTGTTTACAACCTCCATACTAAAACGCTCGCCCTCACTGGCTATATGTATGGTGTAGTAGATAATCGCTTTTCTCTGGATATTTCTTTTTGAACAGTATATACTTCTGACTTCTAGTTGATATTTGATGAACacgaatttatattttttgacattttcagaaaacaaatattccttaaatatgaattgatattttttaaacattgattGCAACGTTCGACATATACCGTAGTCTTTCAAGTTGTTGTTCGAACTCGATACAGTTACATTTAGCGCGATACTGACTGGGAACACCAACTAAGGAAGAGGTATTACAGATCTAAAATGTCTGAACCAATATCCACGCTATGGGTATGTTGGAGCTTCTGGATTTGTCAACGGCAGAGGGTGAGGGGGTAACTCCGTAAGGATTACTGAACACTGAACTCGACCACAAACACCTAGGTGTATGTATCGTATCGATCTTATAAGGCTgcaaaacaaacaagtattcCTACGACAGCTAAAGTATATTCTACATCGCGGgactttaaatataaaatctatagAACATATATTTACTGCCAACTTTAGAGTATTGTTGTGAATTATGGGATAGGGTGTAGTTTTGCTGACGGTAggaaattgaataaaaaagtCAAAAGCTGCTAGGATAGGCACAGGACTCCTTTCATATCAAATAATACCATATCTATATTTCGAATCGGACTGGAAAAATCTGACCGTAGATCTAGACGTAAATCCAACTTATTCTTCAAAATTCATAGTGGACTAACCCCGTCATATCTGTTTGCTCTCTTTCGACCGTTAAACTCTGAAAACTCTAGATTCACACTAAGAGACTcagaaaattacattttaaatgtatCTAATAACCGTCTAAAACAACTAACACTTCCTTCTTTCCATCTACTATGACTTCGGAACCATAAGCTACCAATATTAGATAGATAAATGTACATTTAGCACATCTATATATACTCTCCGTAAAAATAACGTGTTTAATTATACGCATCTTTTCTCCTTggtgatagaaaaaaaaaactaacattCTACATTGTAGATTAAGGAATAATTCTAGTACTCTTAAACACGATCTGTTCAAGATCAGGTGGCATCACCCGTGAAGATGCATATGATTATTTTTACTGTAACTTAAATGCTCAACAACGAATAGAACTTTACAGGAAGTTGAATGTCAATCTACCACTCGGTCTAGAAACCGTGTTGTTCGGAGATTTTAGTTTATCgtataatgaaaatgaaagtattttttattaaaatatatataatgtatttgttaTTGTGTTGGAGAGGGCTTTATTTAAATTCGACAACGTGAGCCTAATTCTTTTGGCGGTCTGATGGCTCAGTGCTAACACAATCACCTTTCACCAAGGcggccagggttcgattccccgatcgggcGTTTAAAGGTATGGGGGTCATCTGCCCGACTTTGTGAGTTTTCTTTAGGTACTCCAGTTGCCTACCACAGTTAGCTCTGTCCGTGCcaacagagggattagtatgaGATGAAAGTATTTCTGaatcattgtaaaataaatattgttttatatacatcacTATAATCTTCTCCATAATACCATATAGCAGTAGATTTAAACTGACACACTAGATGAACAAATCGTTAATTTCCTTGGTTGGTAAAAGATCTAGCTTTTTGAAATAATCTAGTGTGGATAAGGAAAGCTTTATAGTGACAAGTACTGCTCCCCGGGTTAATGACCATTCTTGTGTGTCCCGGGGGCTCGGGTTGTTGAGTCGATCTCAGAACAGGGACAAGAACAATCTTTTTGTCGTCCACCAGAGAACACGTACACCGATCGAACATCGATTTTCTGACAGTTATGACGTCATCGCGCACAGaataaatgaaatgtgacaAGGAAGTTCTCTGGATGTGCCCCCGAAACACCGGTCCTATAACCTCGCTATGAATATTTAAAACGCTCCATTGCAAAGCTGTCTACTTTGCCGAGAATACAGACAACTCCCAAGCAAAGTAGGGATAGTTTTGACAGTAATTCAAGTCAAACATTCCTACATTAAATCGGTTTTAGTTTTCCTGATCCCACCGGGACCACgaataaagatatacatctcAGAGCGGTAGGTTTTCCGCCAAGTTTGCGGATTTTAGGGCAATGTTTATACTGTGTACTGTCGGTGTGTTGTGACGGTAGTTAAGCCCGCCCCCAGCGTCCTCAGACATCAGGCGACATGGAACATCTAGGACGAAAATAATGCCAAACAACGTGCGGCGTCTGATAGCTCGAGAGGCACTAAACAAACGGCACTTATAGATGAAGGGTAACCTATCCTTAATGAAGGTGCAGCCGACAAGCTCTCTATATCTCTCGGAATGGACATCGGACCACTGTATTACGTCAACGCCCGTCACTAGGGAGCGATGCCAATGGAATAGGACAAGGTGTCCTGTAAGAGCTCGTTATTTACGTCTGACCATCGGATTTAGTTACCTAAGCTCCATCACAATAAACTGGTTATCATATCTATAGGAGTTTATCAATACAATCTTATCAatttaattatgaaattacGTAAAAAAACACTTTACTTTTAAAATGTTCTCTCAAAGCAGTGTTCTCTTTCGATCCTAACTCTCTCCATGACCCATATTTTCGAGTTCCCTCAGTCAGTGACGGGTCAGTATGAAAtgggaatatatatatacttttcattatattttatctaACATTCCAGACAATGACATGCTTACTGTTGATTACGCCTCGTTAAAACAGAAAAGAAGAAGGTATGGAAGCATTATTTGGGTGACACAAGACCAGTGGTTTGAGCCTTATATAAGGCTTCTTTGTAATTAGGACTTTTCACCATCATGTGCGCatcaattttaatattctatctttttatatatatagtataaaaaGTTTTGCCAGAGGTCTTTTCAAATTTGGtgataattttgaaacaaaatggTATCCATGACCTCATATACGTGGATTTGACTGTGTATACTAATGTTCGGTTTTGGTTACTTTCATGATCATAAGGGATAACAAAACTTCTCtataataaccaagaggcactGAACGATTATATCTGGTCAGTATCATACTTTGATCAATTGATATCGACCATCTTAAAACAAATTGTGTCAATGGTTAACTTCCGGTTTCCGTCTGGGCAACATTTCAAAAGTAATATTTCGGGAAAAAATAGTATTCTTATGTTTGACAAGGTCATCGATCTATATGTATACGTCGATAACACGTGTCTTGAAGTGAATTATTGGAAATGCAATGACAAACATGGCGCATACTTGGTAGAAATATGATAAAAGTAGAATCTTAATATCAGGTGTTCAGGTGAATGGCTATCAAGTCTGTTCCTATGAACGACTTTGATGTACAGTGTCACAGGggaaaaaattgtcaaaatcatgAAAGGTTTTCTTGTCAAGAGGCCAAGGGGTtttgatatttggccagtagtATCCTTAGTTGGAGGCTGTTGAGTTGGTTGAAAATGATGACATTGACGCTTTTCATGGTCGCATTGGTCAAATCTGCATGTTTCatgattttgtaattgtttCAGATCTccgatttgtttttgtttttatacgAAATCGATTTTATTGAAAAGCTTTTCAGGACAGGTAACAAAGACCTGGCAAAATCCTTCAATTTCACctagtcttttttttttttttttttttctttaatttttcgatttaacatattttattgggaAGCAATTTGATTGGACATCATGATTAATCCTATATCTAAAggtatattgacgatgtgttatCTTTGGgtaacaaacaaatattgactATGTCGATCGGATATACCCTGTAGAACTTGGAATCAGGGACATTGGAGACACCTCAAGGTCAGCCGCGTACCTCGATATTTACGTACAACGTACCCAACAGGAACGGTTTACACCATCGCTGTATGATAAGGTAATCACTTCAATTTccaattgttatttttttcatttctagaTAACAACATCCCTGTATCCGTCATCAATTTACATGACCCAGTTAGTCCGATACATTAAGGCTTAttcccattatcacgatttccgtggTTGCCGGTGTCGACTGCTTACGGAGAGATTAAAAAGCACAAGATTTCTAGAGATACAGGTTGATAAAGAACATTGACAAAGTTATATGATTGACATCATAAACTCATTATTCTATTTCCctgtgtgatatgaagtcagatgTGTTTGATGGTTGTTAATATACCTAGTAGTTCCATTATCACCACCTTAACTTTCATTTGAGTTTGACTAGGATGGCCGATGAAGCAGAAGCCGGGAAACCCGGCCCTCTCAAATTTAGCGCTAATAAtatcacgtgactgttttgaaaacGAGGCGGGTATTTTGTTCTTTCAGATAGCCGCGGCTTGTATGAACAGGTCCCATATGCTATACATTTTGCTTTCTTAGCGAAATTCTAGGGATTTTTTTGCCCATTTGTCCATCTCTCGTATTCTAACTGACTCTGAAATCCCATTTAACAACAGCTGATTCACTTTGGAAGCCATGTTTGTTTGCAAAAAAATACATGTTGATCAACAACGATATATTTCCCTTTCACAATTATTAACTcacatattgatgtacatattTCAGCGAAATCAAATAGTCATTGTTCAGAAAGTGATACACTTGATGTATATATggaaaaatgataataaaaaaaataaaatgtttaccgTGATGTCGCTTTAACATATAATACTGACAGCGAAATTATGCAGATACAGTAGTCATGGTATGTGATTTGCACAGTTAAATGTAGAATTGTATTTATAACCGACGAGATGGAGGTTGTGCTTGTCAGTAAAGATAGCGGACTTTGACACGCAAACAAAGCATTGTCTGTCCCCACTTCCATTACTAGGTATTCAATACATACAGAGAGTTTCAGGATTTCTGGTGTGGGTACTTAAATCTGAATTGTATGTATTGATGTGACCCCTTGAAATTAACCGTGGTGTGCTGAATATTAGTGAAAGCCGCTTTATGGAACCCCCCGAGACGcattattgttttaattgtaaGTTTATGAGAATGCTCTTACTAAGATGACGTCAACAAAACATTACTATTTCCATGACGACTACATATGACGGTTACTATGGCCCGATAATAGAATTACATACACATCTTATGTCCTGTCCATTGGAACTGTGGAATATACATCATTCATGCATATGCATACGTTGTACAATGTACTGTCCGTCATATCTgtacacttacattgtacacGTGTAATGTCCGTCATAGCTgtacacttacattgtacacGTGCAAAGTCCGTCATATCTgtacacttacattgtacacGTGTAATGTCCGTCATAGCTgtacacttacattgtacacataTACTGTCCGTCATATTTGTACACTAACATTGAACACGTGTAATGTCCGTCATAGCTgtacacttacattgtacacataTACTGTCCGTCATAGCTgtacacttacattgtacacataTACTGTCCGTCATATTTGTACACTAACATTGTACACGTGTAATGTCCGTCATATCTGTacactaacattgtacatatgtactGTCCGTCATAGCTgtacacttacattgtacacataTACTGTCCGTCATATCTGTACACTAACATTGTACACGTGTAATGTCCGTCATATCTGTACACTAACACTGTACACGTGTAATGTCCGTCATATCTGTACACCTACATTGTACACATATACTGTCCGTCATAGCTGTACACTTACATTGTGCACATATACTGTCCGTCATAGCTgtacacttacattgtacacGTGTAATGTCCGTCATAGCTgtacacttacattgtacacGTGCAATGTCCGTCATAGCTgtacacttacattgtacacataTACTGTCCGTCATAGCTgtacacttacattgtacacataTACTGTCCGTCATAGCTgtacacttacattgtacacataTACTGTCCGTTATAGCTgtacacttacattgtacacataTACTGTCCGTTATAGCTgtacacttacattgtacacataTACTCTCCGTCATAGCTgtacacttacattgtacacataTACTGTCCGTCATAGCTgtacacttacattgtacacGTGTAATGTCCGTCATAGCTgtacacttacattgtacacataTACTCTCCGTCATAGCTgtacacttacattgtacacataTACTGTCCGTCATAGCTgtacacttacattgtacacataTACTGTCCGTCATATCTGTACACTTACATTGAGGTTTATGTGACATTTCaattatgtaacatgtatgttttgTGACAGTACATTTTATGTGACATTGTTAATTATTGTAATGAATTGATAGTTATGTAATTGTGTCTATAATCTATGTGACTGACTTACAATATGAATCCAATATTAAATTACTCTGTATggacatgttttatgtgactgACTTACAATATGAATCCAACATTAAATGACTCTGTATggacatgttttatgtgactgACTTACAATATGAATCCAACATTAAATGACTTTGTATGGACATGTTTTATGTGATTGACTTACAATATGAATCCAACATTAAATGACTTTGTATggacatgttttatgtgactgCCTTACAAAATGGATCCAACATTAAATGACTCTGTATggacatgttttatgtgactgACTTACAATATGGATCCAACATTAAATGACTCTGTATGGACATGCAGTCACATAAAATATGTCCATACAGTCACTTGATGTTGGATTCATATTGTAAGGCAGTCGCATGCCAAATGGAATTATGGAGCATGAAATATTCCATGCACAGTCTTCCTAGAAGATACTTGTATACTACACgggacagtgttatatacatttgtCGGTGTTAAATGAATGGATGGATGAAAGGGATGATTTCCATACCCCTGATTGGCAACCATAGTGGATCATAAACATCATCCACTTTCTGTTCACCAAAAAGGTGGTGTCAAATAACCAATTGAATGGCAACATGAACAATATCAATGGTGTATGCATCTCGAAAGTGTAATTTTATTTAATGTGGCGAGTGGTCACATTACACAAACGTTAGTAATGTTAGGGATATGTATTGAACACAATTAGGACCGGCAGTAGTCAACGTTGAGGGTGTAAAAACCTCAACTTTTAGATTATACTGATATGATTTATGAAAGTACACATTTCATTGGTATGCCAATTTTGGGTGAAAACAAATATgcattttaaacaatttcagGGTTGCCACAATAGAGAGAGACGGTTGGtttaaattattttcttcttttgatacattttgttttttatatatagaaataactGTTTGTTGCTAATGACAACGAGGCTTCTTTTTGCGTCAAATCGTACCATTTAAGTGAAATATCACATTTTACTCAGCATGTTTGGAAAGGGAGATTTGTCAAGGCTAATAATGCTTTTCAGCATATACATGCGTTCAAGTAATATGCTAGCATGGCTGTGTGTCGATTGCGTAAAAAAACGTACGTCACAGTAGGTGACTGGTCTTCAAGTACAAAATGTCATGGAAAAAAGCcattatagatatacaacaaTGTTAGGAAGAAGAGTAATTTCTTTAtatctgaaaaagaaaataaattatgCTACCAGTTTCTCTGTAATGTGGCAACCCTGAAGTGATTTTAAAATGCACATTCTTCCACCAAAAAATGTCAGaccagtacaatatgtatacatgtgcTCACTTAGTTATTTACTTGTGTTTTCATAAATCAcataaataattcaatataatctaaaaattgaggtgtttacattttcaaatcAACATTTGACTACTGTGGATCTGATATTACCCAGTGTTCAATGCATACACCTTAATACATTGCAGAAGAGTCATATTTCCTCAATGTTATCGGAAATATTCTAAGGTACAGTATTAACTGCAAAAATATATCTTAGAAGAAAACAAACATGGCATAATACAATTTGttacatttaaaaatgaaagtaGACTTTTTTCTCTCCATGACtccaatattatatacatcCACTATAATGAATGGAAGGTATTATATGCATGGAACAATATTCctcaattttgtttaataaaaacaaatgtaatactATAACGCATTGAATCATTGTCAGAACAAGATTAATATGGCATTATAACTCAAAATACTCAAAAAATGGAAATCCTGAcacatgtacaaaaaaaaaatgtaaatgaaatcCATTTTTTATGCATGGAGCACAATATTCCTCAATGTTGtttacaaaaatcaataaactATTCAAACTTAGAAAAGTGATCTCTCAGAATAAACCATCTTGCTGTTATCATCACACTTAAACATGGACAACTGAGAAGATTCCTGTCCTCCAATATCCTCAAACATTGACAATGACGAATGAAGTGCATTTTTATTCATAGAGCAATAACCAGCAAGacttttttttagttttattttttttgtaaaagcAAATTTGATAAAGTACCGGATTATGAAATGTTACATCTTAACGCCTTCTCAAATAATCTTAAGAAGTATTTCACTGCTGCAGAGAATTTTGGGAACAACTGAGGTTTATTCTAAAACCGTGAAAATAATAACAAGAAAATGTCTGAATGTCTCTTTTCCCATGCAAATTAGTATTTTGTTGGACATTTTTCCATCAACAGTAATGGTGAACTGGAACCTTGACACACAATAATGTTTGAAGTATACTCATACTTCACATATGTCAGAAGTTTGACCAAAATGTTTATACTGAATCGGGACAGGACACAACAAGATGGAACATatatgggtaacactatataccccccccccccccccccccccctaccacTTATCAGCGGCTAAACGTTGGAAGGAAAATGACTCTTAGACGTTGACAATGATATTAAAGTACATTTTGATGCATTGAGCAATATTCATATTCTTCAATGTTGTTTACAAACATTAGCTCATAAGGAattcagaaaaagaaaactCATATCTCAGAACAAAATATCTTGCTGTTATTATAACACATATGAACAGCTGGATGTCCCTAGAACATTTCTTTTCGCTAATGTTCTCCAAAAAATGGGCATTTTTATGCATAtggaacattttgtttttgcaaCAGCAAATTGATAAGGTGTTAAATTAAACAGAACTCGGAACTGATTCCTagttatcttaaacggaactaggaaaTGGTTTctagtttcatttatttcaaaCGGAACTGAGATCAAAgaccaagtcccgtaaagttTATACCTGACTGATAAGTGTCCTTACACTCATtgacatatcatttcttttcagattcgggtcttatattgagataaagtacgtagaatattttctttaaagaaTTTGGAAACTaattcctagttccgtttttcttaaacggaactcggaactgggaccaaaaccaataaagctaatacatagtatttcagtttttcttaaacggaactcggaactgggaccaaaaccaataaagcgAATACATggtttttcagtttttcttaaacggaactcggaactgggaccaaaacccgtaaagctaaTCCATTGCAGTTccatttttcttaaacggaactcggaactggttcctagttccgttttttcgtaaacggaactcggaactcggaaccaacttcaggctctTGTATATTTCCGCATGGACACTGATGTAATCCGGTGGGGTGCCGCAAGGTGCAATCTGTTACacacagattttaaaatattcgTATGCTCTTGCATAATACTTAGTAGTTTGCtggacaaaaaataaaatacaagagtcagtaagatgtgtaatatatatcaataagcTCTTCgctttcaaatttcataaaaatcatgCCACTATTTTGAACTTTATTGACAGGTATATGATTTAAGATACATAAACTAAAACTCATCTTTTAACAAACTAGTATCAACAAGATGCTAAATGTATTGCTCCCGatattcacacacacacacacacacacacacacacacacacacacacacatatatatatatatatacatatagaaaaaaatgtcagatgtgttaaaaatatataccaatacaagTCCGTGTTGAACTTTTTATCATACCCATATCAGACAACCCATTTGTATTGGAAACAACTATTTGATTAACCGCTGTTTGAGAgattatcaaaattgtattacTAACAATACAGCCACATTTTGCTAcctcgaactcggataactaAGACCCTGGTAAACCGACTATATCTAAAAAGAAAGACACAggcatatttaaaaaaaaaaatcacaaatctAAATATAAGCATCACAATGTTACCAGAtttagtatacagtcgataagAACACAATTTGGACAACAGATAAATTATGACGCATGCATTCACCCAAATTGTTATCTTATACAtctggtaacagttcaatgctcatttaaggacggcctcccggtCTAAGCGATGGGATGTGTTCGTGTAAGCCTTCTTGCGATAGTCCGGATCTTTggccgatttaaagtgctatcacACTGAAGTATACTACCAAAAGCCCCcaacaccccatccggtcacattaactgacaacgggcaaaccagtcgttccactccaatACTACTGAACGTCAAGCAGGGAGTAGTAACTAAAATTGTTAGAgattctggtatgtctcggtctGGGAACAGAACCCATAAACgaaatacaatttgtatatagctttcctcacagggacgaacactcaactaaagcCCAAATGTGAGGTTGTGtaaagggagacattaggaaggagaaagttgtttagaaagaatgGAAAAGATACGATCCCAAGTTTACTCGCCTTCTACGATGATGTAATGGGGGCAGCAAGTAGTTCTCATGCCCTATCAGCAGGGCCACCATACCGGGCGAATGACAATATACACTAAAatgtgtgtttatttatttaacatttaacatgtATGTCTTGTGAATTAATCGCCTTGATCTTATATGATCCTTTTCTGTCCTTCTTTGATCATTAAAAGTTCACTGACATCGTAAAATTGACGACTCAAATAACCAAATATACCAAACTTCGGGACTCGCTTAACTCGAATAgcttaaatgttttttttcattatccCGTAACTTCaacaaagtttgactgtaatAAACAATGTCTTATATCATTCTAAAAGGTACTTTTACAAAATGTTCGATCTTGCCTGTTAATTCAAAGAAGGATTTCTAAGATATATGATTCAACAGCACCCAGTACCTGTTTAATAGCAAGATAGCTCCTTCCTTAGCATATTTGATGCCATGGTGAACGGATTTAAAACATACCATATTTTAGACAGAATTAAAACTTACTAGAATTTGGGAACAGGTAGGGATTCCCTTCTACGATCCCTGCTTTTCGCTTCATATCAGAACTGGCAAGAAAAGCCAACATTGCCTTGGCATCTGGCGGTATAATTACTGGAACAGGTTTTCCTCTCTGAAAAATGTATTGGTGCACATACATAAATATTCAAAGTCACTTATGTTACAGAGCTTTCATGAATACATTTTGTCATACACAAGGCCTTcattcaaaaaaatatataatcctGTCTTGATGAATGCTTACTAAAACCTTAATATTGGTAAAtaaattttgtactttttttaaatcttaaattACAACATTCTTTCTGTAATTAATTGTCACAACATTAATAAATCCTCAAAACAATATTGACCAAATGTGATTACAAAGCATAATGCAGACACCCCCCTATGAAtacttgttttaaaaatttcccTCCCTTTTCCTCTAACTTTCATCAGATCTTGCGACTCGAGTAGCTTTTTCTCAACCGTTGCGAGGTCCTGTGCCAGGGAGTCATCCATTTCATCAAGTCCCCGACTTCGTGAAGCATAGCTGTGAACTCTTTAACATGAAAAGATGTTTGCATTTTACTACACTTAC from Pecten maximus chromosome 1, xPecMax1.1, whole genome shotgun sequence includes these protein-coding regions:
- the LOC117334609 gene encoding LOW QUALITY PROTEIN: uncharacterized protein LOC117334609 (The sequence of the model RefSeq protein was modified relative to this genomic sequence to represent the inferred CDS: inserted 1 base in 1 codon), with the protein product MSESESICSEKNEDSDNSATMPNSANRRDENHGKLFKGAEIITIAREDPLIMVLGESWMTRNVANKEKRKXYATALKCSFLNVDDVEYLVAPSNSSKLKYDILKLINVHSYASRSRGLDEMDDSLAQDLATVEKKLLESQDLMKVRGKRGKPVPVIIPPDAKAMLAFLASSDMKRKAGIVEGNPYLFPNSKILSSHTNPSVGTDRANCGRQLEYLKKTHKVGQMTPIPLNARSGNRTLAALVKGDCVSTEPSDRQKN